Genomic DNA from Peribacillus simplex:
ACCGGAAATCGGAGCTGAAAACACTTTATCCCACCTTTTAAGCGATATTGTCGTGGCAGGATTTCAGGGGACCGAAGTAGGAGGTTTCTTTCCGGAACCGGCGGTCCTGAATAAAGAGCTGCAGCTTCGGAACTTAAAAATAGCCGGTCAGTGGTTCAGCAGTTTCATCATCCGTGATGGCATCGAAATAGCAGAAAGGGATTTCCATGAACATTGCAAATATTTACAGGCTGTCGATGGAGATGTAGCGGTAGTATCCGAACAGACCTACAGTATCCAAGGCGGAAGGTACGATGTATTTAAGGAAAAGCCGCACTTTACTGAAGAAGAATGGGGAATGTTGTGTACGGGCCTGAATCGGCTCGGGGCTATTGCTGGACTTTACAACTTAAAACTGGTGTATCACCACCACATGGGGACAGGGGTCCAGACACTGAGTGAAATTGACCGCCTTATGGAAAATACCGAAAAGAAGGTGCATCTGTTATATGATACTGGACATATTTATGTATCGGATGGAGATTGCATGTCCCTTCTGCAAAAGCATATTGACCGCATTAGGCACGTTCATTTCAAGGATGTGAGGAATAACGTGCTGGAGCAGTGCCGGAAAAAGGGGAAATCATTTCAAGAATCTTTTTTAAATGGCATGTTCACGGTGCCTGGTGACGGCTGCATTGACTTTGTGGAAGCTTACCATATATTACTGGAAAATCATTATAAAGGCTGGATTGTAGTTGAGGCGGAACAAGATCCGTCCGTTGCCCATCCATTGGAATACGCATTAATCGCTCGTAAGTATATAAATGACAGGCTGCTCCTAGTTCAAGATTAAAAACTAGAAAGAAGTGATTAATTTGAGTAATGATGGAAATCAAATGGCATTCTTACGCAAGATTATTATTATCTCGACGTTAGGCGGTCTTTTGTTCGGATATGATACAGGTGTCATTAACGGTGCCTTGCCGTTCATGTCCGAAGCGGATCAACTTAATCTCAATTCACTTACGCAAGGACTTGTTGCCAGTTCACTTCTTTTAGGCGCGGCACTTGGAGCGTTTCTGGGAGGCAGGCTTTCCGATTATGCGGGCCGCCGAAAAAACATTCTTTTTCTTTCGGTACTTTTTTTCCTTTCCACCATTGGATGCACGTTTGCACCGAATGTTACGGTCATGATTGTCTGCCGTTTTCTACTCGGCCTTGCGGTAGGCGGGGCGTCAGTAACCGTTCCTACTTATTTGGCGGAAATGTCTCCTGCTGAACGACGAGGCAGGATCGTCACCCAAAATGAATTAATGATTGTTAGCGGACAGCTGCTTGCATTCATCTTCAACGCCATTCTTGGGACAACGATGGGTGACAGTTCACATGTTTGGCGTTACATGCTGGCAATAGCATCACTTCCAGCCATACTTCTTTTCTTTGGCATGATCAGGTTGCCTGAAAGTCCAAGGTGGCTTGTGTCCAAGAACAAAAATGAAGAGGCCCTGAAAGTTTTGAAAAGAATACGTAAAATGGATGAGGCAGAATCGGAATATCAGGGAATCAAAGCGACATTCGATGAGGAGAACCATGTTAAAAAAGCAACATATAAAGATTTGACAGTCCCATGGATACGGAGAATTGTCTTTATTGGAATAGGGATTGCCATCGTTCAGCAAATAACGGGTGTAAATTCCATCATGTACTATGGTACCCAAATTTTAAAAGATGCAGGGTTTGAGACAAAAGCTGCTTTGATCGGGAATATTGCAAACGGTATCATTTCTGTTTTGGCAACGTTTTTAGGTATTTGGCTGCTTGGTAAAATCGGGCGCCGTCCAATGCTCTTAACCGGTTTGATCGGGACTACGACCACATTGCTATTGATTGGCGTCTTATCTTCCCTTCTTGAAGGGACGGCTGCCCTTCCCTATATCATTTTGTCCTTGACTGTCACTTTCCTTGCCTTTCAGCAGGGGGCCATTTCACCGGTTACCTGGTTGATGCTTTCAGAGATTTTCCCGCTTCAAGTACGTGGGCTCGGTATGGGTGTCACCGTATTTTTCCTTTGGGTCGTGAACTTTCTAATCGGCTTAACATTCCCGGTTTTACTAGATAAAGTCGGATTGTCTATCACATTCTATATCTTTTTCGCTTTAGGCATCATGGCTATCACCTTCGTGAAAAAATGTTTACCGGAAACGAGAGGACTTACACTTGAACAGCTTGAACAAAACTTCCGCAATCATGGAAAAGAACCTGCAAAGGAAATGACAAAAATAATTTAAGAGTTTTAGAGTAATGAACCAGATATGTATAAAAGGAGGAAAATGATCATGACATTAAATTTTGGTGTAATAGGAACGGGTGCCATCGGCCGGGAGCATATTAAAAGAATTACAGACAAATTATCCGGAGGGAAAATTGTGGCTGTAACCGATGTGAATGAAGAGGCGGCAAAGCAGGTCGTGAAACAATATGGACTTGAGGCACTTGTATATCCGGATGACAAATCACTGGTAAACTCGGAAAATGTTGATGCTGTGCTTGTTACGAGTTGGGGCCCTGCACATGAGCAAAACGTATTGAATGCGATTGAAGCAGGCAAATATGTATTCTGTGAAAAGCCACTGGCAACAACCGCGGAAGGCTGCAGGAGAATTGCCGAAGCGGAAATGAAACACGGTAAGCGTTTGGTGCAAGTTGGCTTTATGCGACGTTATGATAGCGGTTACGTACAACTGAAAGAAGCCATTGATAGAAATGAAATTGGCGAGCCGCTCATGGTTCGCTGTGTACATCGCAACCCAGAAGTGGATGAAAAATATACGACGGAAATGGCGGTCGTTGATACATTGATTCATGAGATTGATGTATTGCATTGGTTAATCAGCGATGATTACAAATCAGTTCAAGTCATTTACCCGAAAAAAGCAAGCCGCGCGCATGCTAACTTAAAAGATCCCCAACTCATCATAATGGAAACGAAGAGCGGGATTGTCATTCAAGCCGAAGTATTCGTGAATTGTAAATATGGATATGATATCCAATGTGAAGTCATTGGTGAGGAAGGTGTTGCATATCTTCCTGAACCAGCGAGCATCGTGACAAGGAAAGGCGCAAAACGGAGCACGAATATCTTGGTAGATTGGAAAGATCGTTTTGTGGAAGCATATGACATAGAAATACAGGATTTCATAGATTCCATTATAAAGACAGGTCAGCCGAATGGTCCGACTTCATGGGA
This window encodes:
- the iolE gene encoding myo-inosose-2 dehydratase translates to MQEISWGIAPIGWRNDDIPEIGAENTLSHLLSDIVVAGFQGTEVGGFFPEPAVLNKELQLRNLKIAGQWFSSFIIRDGIEIAERDFHEHCKYLQAVDGDVAVVSEQTYSIQGGRYDVFKEKPHFTEEEWGMLCTGLNRLGAIAGLYNLKLVYHHHMGTGVQTLSEIDRLMENTEKKVHLLYDTGHIYVSDGDCMSLLQKHIDRIRHVHFKDVRNNVLEQCRKKGKSFQESFLNGMFTVPGDGCIDFVEAYHILLENHYKGWIVVEAEQDPSVAHPLEYALIARKYINDRLLLVQD
- a CDS encoding sugar porter family MFS transporter, coding for MSNDGNQMAFLRKIIIISTLGGLLFGYDTGVINGALPFMSEADQLNLNSLTQGLVASSLLLGAALGAFLGGRLSDYAGRRKNILFLSVLFFLSTIGCTFAPNVTVMIVCRFLLGLAVGGASVTVPTYLAEMSPAERRGRIVTQNELMIVSGQLLAFIFNAILGTTMGDSSHVWRYMLAIASLPAILLFFGMIRLPESPRWLVSKNKNEEALKVLKRIRKMDEAESEYQGIKATFDEENHVKKATYKDLTVPWIRRIVFIGIGIAIVQQITGVNSIMYYGTQILKDAGFETKAALIGNIANGIISVLATFLGIWLLGKIGRRPMLLTGLIGTTTTLLLIGVLSSLLEGTAALPYIILSLTVTFLAFQQGAISPVTWLMLSEIFPLQVRGLGMGVTVFFLWVVNFLIGLTFPVLLDKVGLSITFYIFFALGIMAITFVKKCLPETRGLTLEQLEQNFRNHGKEPAKEMTKII
- a CDS encoding Gfo/Idh/MocA family protein, translated to MTLNFGVIGTGAIGREHIKRITDKLSGGKIVAVTDVNEEAAKQVVKQYGLEALVYPDDKSLVNSENVDAVLVTSWGPAHEQNVLNAIEAGKYVFCEKPLATTAEGCRRIAEAEMKHGKRLVQVGFMRRYDSGYVQLKEAIDRNEIGEPLMVRCVHRNPEVDEKYTTEMAVVDTLIHEIDVLHWLISDDYKSVQVIYPKKASRAHANLKDPQLIIMETKSGIVIQAEVFVNCKYGYDIQCEVIGEEGVAYLPEPASIVTRKGAKRSTNILVDWKDRFVEAYDIEIQDFIDSIIKTGQPNGPTSWDGYIAAVTADACVKAQESGQKESVDLEEKPAFYTGKITVQ